AAAAATCTAAGGAGCTAAAACATGGCAGCTAAAGGCGCTCGTGAGAAAATCCGTTTAGTTTCTACAGCAGAGACTGGTCACTTCTACACAACTGATAAAAACAAACGTAATATGCCTGAAAAAATGGAAATCAAAAAATTTGATCCAGTAGTGCGTAAACACGTTATCTATAAAGAAGCAAAAATCAAATAATTTTGCTGATTTGAAAAAAGCCCGACATTGTTCGGGTTTTTTTATACCACAAATTCATTACCGAGATTATCTATGCCTGAACTTCCTGAAGTCGAAACAGCCCTGCGTGGTGTCAGCCCCTATTTGAAAGGTTTTACCATTGAAAAAATTGTAGTGCGCCAACCACAATTACGTTGGGTTGTCTCTCCTGAATTAACAACGCTTAAAAACGTCAACATTTTGGATACTTCTCGTCGTGCGAAATATCTCATTATTCACACAGAAAAAGGTTATATCATTGGTCATTTAGGGATGTCCGGCTCTGTTCGAATTGTGCCGCATGATAGCCCCATTGATAAACACGATCACCTTGATATTGTGATGAATAATGGCAAATTACTGCGTTATAACGACCCGAGACGCTTTGGTGCATGGTTATGGACTGAAAGCTTAGATGAATTTCATCTTTTTCTAAAACTTGGTCCTGAACCACTTTCAGATGAATTTAATGCCGAATACCTTTTTAAAAAATCACGCAAGAAATCGACCGCACTTAAAACATTTTTAATGGATAATGCTATCGTCGTAGGCGTAGGAAATATTTATGCCAATGAAACGCTTTTTTTATGTGGTTTACACCCCATGAAATTAGCCGAAAACCTCACACGAAAACAATGTGCTTTGCTCGTTGAAACAATTAAAGACGTCTTAGCAAAAGCCATTACGCAAGGTGGTACAACATTAAAAGATTTCTTACAACCTGATGGTCGCCCCGGTTATTTTGCACAGAAATTGTTGGTTTATGGAAACAAAGATAAACCTTGTCCAAAATGTAGCACTAAGATTGAAAGCATGGTTATTGGGCAACGCAATAGTTTTTATTGCCCTCATTGTCAGAAAAAGAAATAGGCGTTATACACGCCTATTTTTTAGAAAAAGGTGCTCCAGAAATGAGAAATTGGCATGGCGAGGAAAAGAGCCGGCAACATATTTGCCACATGGAACATTTGAATATTACAAATGCGAAAACCTGCCGCTATCATTAGCATACCGCCTACTGCGGCAAAATCACCTCGCATTTCAGGTGTCACAAAAGGAATAATAAACACCGCAGAATAAGCTAAAATCACTTGAACCAATGTTTGTGGCACAAAAATACTTGCGACAGAAATACCAAGCGATGTAGCAAAGATCATCGCGGTGAAAAAATCTAAAAAGGATTTCACAATAAGGATATCAAAATTACCACTCATCCCCTCATTCATCGCCCCGAAAATCCCCGTTCCACTAAATGAAAACAAAACCACAATCGCAACAAATTTAGATAAGAACTCTTCTTGGTTATGCATACTACTTGGTGTATCAGGGAACATCTTTTCAACAAGGCCTTTGGCTGATGATGCCAGTTTATTGATCCCCTGTTCCAATAAAAGCAACTCGCCAATTATCGTCCCTAATAACAGCGATAAAATCATTGCCGGCATATTGGTGGTTTTCGCCACCATCACAATACCCATGCCCATCGAACATAAGCCAAAGATTAAGGTTAGATTAGTGCGTAAACGCTCTGGAATGCGCCCACCGAGCACCGCACCGATAACTGCACCACCGATAATCGCCAGTGCATTGATATAAGGTCCGATAATCATATTCTTCTCCGAGTTGACTTACCCTATTATACGAAAAACAAGATGAAAATCGACCGCACTTTTGGCAATAAAAAAGGCATGGTTCCCCATGCCTTTTGTTTATTTACGATAAATTACCAGTGGTAACCTGCACCAACTGCTACCCCCACTTTACCTTGTGTATCGCTCGTACCGGCTAAACGAATAATAATTTTACCGTTGTCTGAAATACGTGACATACCTAATGCCACTGCATTTTGACCTTGGTAATTACCCGCTGCCACAGATACCATGCTCTTACCTGGAATGTAAGCCTGTGGTAATTGAGACGCCGCTAACGCGCTTGCTGTACCTGCATTGACACGTTTACCTAACTTGTTCACTTGACCATTTAAGTGGTTGATCTTGTTATTCATGTCAGCTTTTACTTCGTGTAATTGGCTGCCGTTTACCGCATCAGTACTGTCTGCTGCAATGCGTCCTGGTGCAACATTGGTAATTTGTTTATTACCTGCATCAATACCATTTTTAGTCATACTTGGACCATTTTTAATGGTGACGCCATTGCCATCAATCACAGTATCACCCGCAGTGAATTTGTTTGCAGTTACGCTTTCCACTTTAAGGTTTTTCTTGATACCTACACGAATATTGCCGCTCTTATCAATGTTGGTCATCACATTATCGCCACCATCAAACTCACTCCAGTTTGTGTTGCTATCTGCGCCTTTCACATTGATTTGGCTATTTAATTTCGCACCGTAAACATCACCTACATTTGCACCAAATTTTAAGCCATCGCTTAATGTTGCGATAGTTTCACCACCAAAGTTCATACGATTTGGTGTTTTACCATCAAGATTTGGTGCTGCATCTTTACCACTTACTACTGTAATTGGCGTTGAATTATCACCTTCACCAAGATTGATTGTTGTGGTATTAACTGTTTTCGCGGTGACATTTTCAGCTTTCAAGTCTTTTGTGGTAGAAATCGTGAAGTTAATACCATTCTGTTCAAGTTTGATATTATCACCTGCGATATAGTTTACAGTCGCACCTGGCGCTACATTAGCAACTTCAGTACCACTTACTTCACCAGTAGAGCCTTCTTTCTTCGTTGCAGTTGCATTCCAACCTTTACCCGCAAGCTCCTTCACTTCGTATAACTGACTACCATTCACAGCGTCTTTGCTATCAGGTGTCACACTTCCATCAGCCACATTACTAATTTTCTTACCAGCAGCATCAATACCTGATTTAGTAACATTCGGGCCACCAGTAATAGTTAAACCATCCTTATTAATGGTTGTATCACCTGCTTTTAAGCCATCTTTTGTTAAAGCAACATCATCACCAACTTTTACACCATCGTTATTTAAAACGGTATCGCCAGCTGTTACGCTTTCCACTTTAAGGTTTTTCTTGATACCTACACGAATATTGCCGCTCTTATCAATGTTGGTCATCACATTATCGCCACCATCAAACTCACTCCAGTTTGTGTTGCTATCTGCGCCTTTCACATTAATTTGGCTATTTAATTTCGCACCGTAAACATCACCTACATTTGCACCAAATTTTAAGCCATCACTTAATGTTGCGATAGTTTCGCCACCAAAGTTCATACGATTTGGTGTTTTACCATCCAAGTTTGGTGCTGCATCTTTACCACTTACTACTGTAATTGGCGTTGAGTTATCACCTTCACCAAGATTAATCGTTGTGGTATTAACTGTTTTCGCGGTGACATTTTCAGCTTTCAAGTCTTTTGTGGTAGAAATCGTGAAGTTAATACCATTCTGTTCAAGTTTGATATTATCACCTGCGATATAGTTTACAGTCGCACCTGGCGCTACATTAGCAACTTCAGTACCACTTACTTCACCAGTAGAGCCTTCTTTCTTCGTTGCAGTTGCATTCCAACCTTTACCTGCAAGTTCTTTTACTGCGTATAACTGACTACCATTTACCGCATCTTTCGATGTGTTGGTTACATCACCATCTTGAACATTGGTGACTTTATTACCACCAGCATTGATGCCATCTTTTGTTACAGATACATCACCAGCTTTTAAACCATCTTTATTTAAAGCAACATTATCACCAACCTTAACACCGTCATTATTCATCACGGTATCACCAGCGGTTACACTATCAACTTTAATGTCTTTAGCTAAGTTGAACGTCACATTGTGACCATCTTTAGTAATATCGATGTTCTTATCTGTATTTTTCAGATCAACGGTATCACCAGGTTTTACATTAGAAGAATTAGTACCATTCGCTGTTAAATTCCAGCCTTTATTAGCTACTTCTTCTACTTTCTTAAGCTGTGAAAAATTCACTGCATCAGTATCAGCAGTACCAGCGGCTACACCTGTGATTTTATTGCCAGCGGCATTAATACCTGCTTTAGTTACGCTTGGACCACCTTCAATAGTTAAACCTTCGTTATTAATGGTTGTATCGCCAGCTTTTACGCTATTAACTTTGATGTCTTTGTTTAATTTAACTTTAACTTCATCACCTGATGCCTCAGTAGTGATGTTCTCATCATCACCCTTAATCGTAACAGTCGAACCCAATTTTTCCACATTAGTTGAACCGCTATCACCGTTAAAAGTTAAACCTTTTGTGGTAACCGTAGTATTCGCATCAACACCTTGTTGAATCTCATCTTTCGTTTTTTTAGATAAATCAAGATGATAGTTAGTTACTAAAGCATCACCTACCTTTTCTGGATCTTTTGGCTCTACAGTAAGTGCATCTGAAGTTGTCACATTCGCTGACGTATCCACGGCATTAATTGTATAAACACTTTTACCATTATCGTCTGTTTGTTTGTCAACTGTCGTATTTTCACCTGCTACTACTTCAGTTTTAGCAGCATTAATTGCTTTAAATGCACTATAAAGTTGTGAGCCATTGATTGCGTCGGTTGAGGTCTCTGAAACCTCACCTGGTGCTAAGTTAATAAGCTGACGTTCATACCCCTTTTTACCGATAGAAACAACGTCTCCTTTATCAACTTTTGCACCACCCGCCCAAGTATATTCAGTACCTAAAATATTTTCTGTAACACGAGCTACCCCTTCTTTATCTACTTCTGAGGCTGTCCCTAATGCAACTGAGTTTAATTTATCTGCTTTTGCCCCTGTACCAAGAGCGATCGCACCAAAAGTAGATGCTTTAGCTTTCGTACCAATAGCTAATGATAACTCTGCAGGAGAATATGCTTGCACACCTATAGCAATAGCCCCCTCTCCCGAAGTTGTGCTTGTGTACGCCCCATAGTTCATCGTATCACCAGTCATCTCTTTATAGATATCTCTTAAAGCTTTTCCCTTTAGAATATATTCATCTATCTTATTACCACTCTCATCATATTTAATAAACTTTTCTGCACCTGTATAAGTTGAGCCACCGACTTTATTAAGATCATCATTACCAATTGCAATAGATGAATTACCTTGAGCCAAAGTATTGGCACCAATAGCAATAGATTGATCGCCTTTCACTTCTGTTCGTTGAGTTGTAGCCCCGTCTCCTGAACTACCTATTGCAATAGATTCTTCACTATATGCCCCGGATACATAGGCACCTGAACCAATAGCTATATTTCTTCCTCTTCCAGAAGCACTTTTATTTGCAACTGTTGCATTATTACCGATCGCAATATTAGCACCGCCGCCAGCATCAGCTTCACCCTTAAACATGCTACCTTTTCCCTCCGTAATTTTAATAAGAGGAGTACTTAAATCTACAGCCTGTGCCGGCATCATCACCGCAGATAAAGAAAGTGCAAATGCAGAAAGTTTGAAAAGAGAAGACAAACGTGTTTCGCTTGCTACACGTTGTTCGGAGTTTGAAGAAGCTTTTACGGCTCCTTTCGCTAATTCTGATGTCACGACGAAAGACTGTGTCGTTTTGTTCCAAATAATCTTAAATACTTTGTTCATAAAAAAGTTCTCCTAAGTTAAATAGATTTAGGTATCCATCACATCCCAACAATAGGAACAAGCTGGGTAAAAATAAGGTCCTGAGAGTATAGCTGACTCATCTATAAGATCAAGAAAATGATCGCTTTTTATACCATTTTTCACAAGAAATTTACATTTTCTATACAAGGTATCGTTTGCGTAAAAAGAATGCTCATTAAAATTAGGCCAAAGTCAGTAATAATGAGCATGGAATCGTCTTTATATAAGTCAAAAACAATGTAAAAGTTGACCGCACTTTTTTCTCTTAATATGCAACTCACCTACCACTTCCCTAATCCTTTTATACCCATTTAGAAGTATTTTGATTTTAAAGTTTGATCAACCTCAAACTTTTGGAAGATAACCTTAGAAAAACTACTACTTTTTGGTATCTTATGCTTGCACTGAACTATTTTTATGAGTGAATTCAAAAGCTTAATAGGAATTGTTTGCATTTAAAATTATTTTTTTATTCTTTCCTAATGGAGTGATTATCGTGAACGCATTGAGAAAAAGCCTTGTTTTGGCCACTTCTTTCGCAGCTTTAGGCGTGTATAACTCAGCGATGGCTGAAATGGTGTACAAACCTCTTGAGCAACCTGTGGAAGCAGCAAACCCAAATTTAAAAATCGAAGCAGTGAATGAAAAATTCGCTGAGAAATATCCTAGCCAATTCAATTCGTGGAAAGCGACTGAAAAAGGCGACAAAATCATCTATGCAGATGAACAAGATCCACGTTTAATCGTGTTATGGGGCGGTTATGCTTTCGCGAAAGAATATAACGCACCTCGTGGTCACGTTTATGCGGTAAAAGATCTACGTGATATTTTACGTACCGGCGCACCAAAAACTGCGACTGATGGCCCACAACCAATGGCATGTTGGACTTGTAAAGGCCCAGACGTTCCACGTTTAATCGCGGAATGGGGTGAAGATGGCTACTTTAGCGGTAAATGGGCTAAAGCCGGCGCAGAAGTGGTTAACTCAATCGGTTGTGCTGACTGTCACGATACGACATCAAAAGACTTTGCTGAAGGCAAACCTGCATTACGTATTGCTCGTCCACACGTTCTTCGTGCATTGGATCACTTAAATAATGCACTTCAAGCAAAAGCAAAAGCTGAAGGAAAAACCCAACCAGTATTAAGTTTCAATGGCGCAGCCCGTACCGAGCAACGTGCTGAAGTTTGTGCTAACTGTCACGTTGAATACTACTTCGCAGGTGATTTAAAACAAGTAACCTTCCCTTGGGATAACGGTCAAACTGTTGATGACATCGAAAAATACTACGATGATATCGGTTTCAGTGACTGGACTCACTCTCTTTCTAAAGCACCAATGTTAAAAGCTCAACACCCTGACTTTGAAATTTGGTCTTTAGGTATGCATGGTAAAAACGGCGTAACTTGTATCGACTGTCACATGCCTAAAGTACAAGGTAAAGACGGTAAAGTTTACACCGATCACCAAATCCAAAACCCATTTGATGCATTTGATAGCACTTGTGCAAACTGTCACGATCAAAGCAAAGAAAAACTTAAAGACATCGTCGCTTCACGTAAAAAAGAAGTGAAAGATGTAATGGGTCGCTTAGAAGATCAAGTTGTTCGCGCTCACTTTGAAGCAAAAGCGGCATGGGATGCAGGTGCAACTAAAGAAGAAATGGAACCTGCTTTAATGGATATCCGTCACGCACAATGGCGTTGGGACTACTCTGCAGCAAGCCACGGTGGCCACATGCACGCTCCTGATGTAATGCTTCGCGTATTAGGTTCTGGTTTAGACAAAGCAGCTGATGCTCGTGCTAAACTTGCAGCAATCTTAACTAAACACGGCGTGAAAACTCCAGTTGAAGTACCAGATATTTCTACAGCTGATAAAGCATGGAAAGTAATGGGTATCGATATCGAGAAAGAACGTCAAGCGAAAAAAGAATTCTTAGAAACTGTTGTACCTCAATGGGTAAAAGAAGCGAAAGCCAATGGCAAATTAGCTGAAGATACCGCAACAAAACAATAAAAAAAGAACCGCACTTTGTAACTAAAGTGTCGAAGTGCGGTCATTTTTAACCATATATTTGAGGTAATCAGAATGAATTTAACTTCTTTAATCAGCAAATCGGCAAAATCCCTTGCATTGCTTGCAATGCTTGCGGCAATGCCAATGGCTGCAAGTGCGGAAGAGATGGCAAAAACACCTGCCTCTCAACTGACTTATGAGCCACAATTGGATAACCAACGTGATCCAAACCAATATTGTGCAAAATGTCACAAATTTGACCAAGTTGATAAAAACCAAACTTTAGATCAATCTGGTGGTGAATTACACTTTGGTAAATTCCACGGCGCACACTTAAATCAAAAAAGCCCTAACACAGGTAAACCGATTAACTGTGTAAACTGTCACGGTAATATTTCGGAAGATCACCGTCGTGGTGCAAAAGATGTGATGCGTTTTGATGGCGATATCTTTGGTGATAAAAAACCTATGTATACCGCGCAAGAACAAAACCAAGTTTGTTTTGCTTGTCACCAACCGGCAAAACTTCGTGAAAAACTTTGGGCACACGATGTTCACGCAATGAAATTGCCTTGTGCAAGCTGCCACACATTACACCCGAAAGATGATGCGATGAAAGGTATTCAACCGAAAAATCGTGTGAAACTTTGTGTAGATTGCCACGGCGAACAACAAAAACGCAAAGCGGCAAAAGAAGCACAATCACAAACGCAATCAACCGAACAAAAGGATAAATAATGACAGCTTGTTCACGCCGAAACTTTGTTTCCGGCATGGGGGCATTAATCCTTATGACGGGGACATCAGTTACCTCTTTAGCGAAAGAGGAAAAGGCGGATAAACCGAAACGCTATGCAATGGTACACGACGAAACAGCTTGTATCGGCTGTACCGCTTGTATGGATGCTTGTCGTGAAACTAACCACGTTCCTGAAGGCGTTTCACGTTTGGAAATTCTCCGTAGTGAACCTTATGGCGAATTCCCAAATCAAGAATACGAGTTTTTCCGTCAATCTTGCCAACATTGTACAAACGCCCCTTGTGTGGCTGTTTGTCCAACCGGTGCATCATTTATTGATCCTGAAACAGGTATCGTTGATGTAACTAAAGATCTTTGCGTGGGTTGCCAATACTGTATCGCAGTTTGTCCTTATCGCGTACGTTTCATTCATCCAGAGCATCTTACTGCGGATAAATGTAACTTCTGTCGCGATACAAACTTAGCAGCTGGCAAACAACCTGCTTGTGTAGAAGCTTGTCCAACCAAAGCATTAACCTTTGGTGATATGAATGACCCAAGCAGCGAAGTGTCCCGCAAAGTGAAAGAAAAACCGGTTTATCGCACGAAAGTGGAATTAGGTACTCAACCAAATCTCTACCATATTCCATTCCAACACGGGGAGCCAAGAAGATGACATTAGATTATCCTGTTCCGTTTCACACACCTAATTTGGTGTGGGATTCAACAATCGCTATCTATTTGTTCTTACTTGGTATTTCTTCCGGTGCGGTACAATTAGCGATTGCTTATAAACGTAGTCACAAATTAGAAAATCCTAGCAAAAACTGGATTATCAGAGCAGCCGCCGTTTTAGGTTCTGTGCCAACATTAATTGGTTTAACCCTGTTAATTTTCCACTTGGCACGTCCTTGGACATTCTGGAAATTGATGTTTAACTATCAATTCAACTCTGTAATGTCTATGGGGGTAATGTTATTCCAAGTTTATATGCTGTTCTTGGTATGTTGGTGTGCAGTTATCTTCAAAGAAGATATCATGGCGCTCATCCAACGTTTTATGCCAAAACTTGGCTTTGTCGGTAAAATTATCAATGTATTAGAACGTTTAACTGGTCCTGTAGAAGTCATTCTCTTCATCTTAGCTGCTGTACTAGGGGCTTATACCGGTTTCTTACTTTCAGCATTGATTAGTTACCCAATGTTAAATAACCCTGTTCTACCAGCGTTATTCTTGGCTTCAGGCACATCTTCAGGTATTGCTGCAACCTTCTTATTTATCCTCATTGCAGGTAAATTAAAAGGTGATAGCCATGAATCACACTTCATTCATAAATTTGAAGTACCAATCATGGTAACTGAGCTTGGTTTATTAGTTTGTTTCTTCGTGGGTCTTTATTTTGGTGGTGGCCAAAAAGTGGTTGCCTTACAGAATGCATTATCTGGCTTCTGGGGTGCAGTCTTCTGGATTGGGGTATTCTTAATTGGTATCTTAATTCCACTACTTGCCAACCTTGCCGTAAAAGACAACTTAAAATACAACAAGAACTTTATTATCCTTGTGTCAATCTTCGACTTAATCGGGGTTCTCTGCTTACGTTACTTCATCTTGTATGCAGGACAACTTACCGTTGCGTAAGGATAAACTTCTTATTTAATCAAAAGGCGTATACAATACGCCTTTTGTTTATTTAAAAGACTAAAGTGCGGTTAATTTTACGTATGTTTTTCATGCTTAAAATTAACCTTATTTTGTCAAATACAACCATTAATACTGAAGAATACTATGCTCCCCGAATTCGGATTTCTCTCATTACTCTTTGCCACCACCGCGGCGCTCTTACTTTCCATCGTGCCGCAAATTGGTATTTGGCGAAATAAACCCACTCTAACCAATACAGCTTGGGGATTAAGTTATTGCTTCGGTATTTTTACAAGCGTTTCCATCGGCATTCTCGCCTACTCTTTTGCAACAGATGATTTCACATTGGAATACGTCGCGGCACATTCCAATTCTCAACTACCGACATTTTTTAAAGTTGCCGCTACTTGGGGCGGACATGAAGGCTCCATTTTATTTTGGCTTTTCACATTAAGTCTTTGGTTGGTGGCTTTTGCCTTTTTCTCTCGCAAAAATGACCGCACTTTTTCTGCACAAACCCTTTCTTTGCTCGGTTTAATTTGTCTTGGATTTGCTATTTTCATTTTGTTCTACTCTAATCCATTTGGACGTGCTTTTCCTGCCCCTTCGGAAGGGCGAGATCTCAACCCAATGCTGCAAGATATTGGCTTAATTTTCCATCCGCCACTTTTATATGTCGGTTATGTGGGCTTTGCCGTAAACTTTGCCATGTCCATTTCTGCCTTAATCTTTAATCGTTCTACACAAGCAATCGCTCGTGCGATGCGAGCTTGGGTTCTCGTTTCTTGGTTATTCTTAACATTAGGGATCGTGCTCGGTGCATGGTGGGCATATTATGAATTAGGTTGGGGCGGCTGGTGGTTCTGGGACCCAGTAGAAAATGCTTCACTTATGCCATGGTTATTGGGACTCGCACTTTTACACAGTTTGATGGTGACTGAAAAGCAAGGCATGTTTAGCTACTGGACAACACTCTTTTCCCTACTCGCTTTTGCATTCAGTGTATTAGGCACATTTATTGTCCGTTCAGGCGCATTAACTTCCGTTCACGCCTTTGCTTTAGATAGCTCCCGTGGTTATGTGTTATTACTCATTTTCTTCTTACTGACTGTCGGCTCGCTCAGCTTATTTGCGCTACGCACAAATACCAACGAAAGTGCGGTCAAATTTCCGCTTATTTCTAAAACTGGGGCGATTTTAGGCTTAAACATCGTATTGACCGTGGCCACCGTCAGTACCTTCTTAGGCACCTTCTATCCAATGCTATTCCAAGCCATGAATTGGGGCAGTATTTCCGTG
This portion of the Haemophilus parainfluenzae T3T1 genome encodes:
- the rpmG gene encoding 50S ribosomal protein L33, with protein sequence MAAKGAREKIRLVSTAETGHFYTTDKNKRNMPEKMEIKKFDPVVRKHVIYKEAKIK
- the mutM gene encoding DNA-formamidopyrimidine glycosylase, with the protein product MPELPEVETALRGVSPYLKGFTIEKIVVRQPQLRWVVSPELTTLKNVNILDTSRRAKYLIIHTEKGYIIGHLGMSGSVRIVPHDSPIDKHDHLDIVMNNGKLLRYNDPRRFGAWLWTESLDEFHLFLKLGPEPLSDEFNAEYLFKKSRKKSTALKTFLMDNAIVVGVGNIYANETLFLCGLHPMKLAENLTRKQCALLVETIKDVLAKAITQGGTTLKDFLQPDGRPGYFAQKLLVYGNKDKPCPKCSTKIESMVIGQRNSFYCPHCQKKK
- a CDS encoding DUF554 domain-containing protein, which gives rise to MIIGPYINALAIIGGAVIGAVLGGRIPERLRTNLTLIFGLCSMGMGIVMVAKTTNMPAMILSLLLGTIIGELLLLEQGINKLASSAKGLVEKMFPDTPSSMHNQEEFLSKFVAIVVLFSFSGTGIFGAMNEGMSGNFDILIVKSFLDFFTAMIFATSLGISVASIFVPQTLVQVILAYSAVFIIPFVTPEMRGDFAAVGGMLMIAAGFRICNIQMFHVANMLPALFLAMPISHFWSTFF
- a CDS encoding YadA-like family protein, whose amino-acid sequence is MNKVFKIIWNKTTQSFVVTSELAKGAVKASSNSEQRVASETRLSSLFKLSAFALSLSAVMMPAQAVDLSTPLIKITEGKGSMFKGEADAGGGANIAIGNNATVANKSASGRGRNIAIGSGAYVSGAYSEESIAIGSSGDGATTQRTEVKGDQSIAIGANTLAQGNSSIAIGNDDLNKVGGSTYTGAEKFIKYDESGNKIDEYILKGKALRDIYKEMTGDTMNYGAYTSTTSGEGAIAIGVQAYSPAELSLAIGTKAKASTFGAIALGTGAKADKLNSVALGTASEVDKEGVARVTENILGTEYTWAGGAKVDKGDVVSIGKKGYERQLINLAPGEVSETSTDAINGSQLYSAFKAINAAKTEVVAGENTTVDKQTDDNGKSVYTINAVDTSANVTTSDALTVEPKDPEKVGDALVTNYHLDLSKKTKDEIQQGVDANTTVTTKGLTFNGDSGSTNVEKLGSTVTIKGDDENITTEASGDEVKVKLNKDIKVNSVKAGDTTINNEGLTIEGGPSVTKAGINAAGNKITGVAAGTADTDAVNFSQLKKVEEVANKGWNLTANGTNSSNVKPGDTVDLKNTDKNIDITKDGHNVTFNLAKDIKVDSVTAGDTVMNNDGVKVGDNVALNKDGLKAGDVSVTKDGINAGGNKVTNVQDGDVTNTSKDAVNGSQLYAVKELAGKGWNATATKKEGSTGEVSGTEVANVAPGATVNYIAGDNIKLEQNGINFTISTTKDLKAENVTAKTVNTTTINLGEGDNSTPITVVSGKDAAPNLDGKTPNRMNFGGETIATLSDGLKFGANVGDVYGAKLNSQINVKGADSNTNWSEFDGGDNVMTNIDKSGNIRVGIKKNLKVESVTAGDTVLNNDGVKVGDDVALTKDGLKAGDTTINKDGLTITGGPNVTKSGIDAAGKKISNVADGSVTPDSKDAVNGSQLYEVKELAGKGWNATATKKEGSTGEVSGTEVANVAPGATVNYIAGDNIKLEQNGINFTISTTKDLKAENVTAKTVNTTTINLGEGDNSTPITVVSGKDAAPNLDGKTPNRMNFGGETIATLSDGLKFGANVGDVYGAKLNSQINVKGADSNTNWSEFDGGDNVMTNIDKSGNIRVGIKKNLKVESVTANKFTAGDTVIDGNGVTIKNGPSMTKNGIDAGNKQITNVAPGRIAADSTDAVNGSQLHEVKADMNNKINHLNGQVNKLGKRVNAGTASALAASQLPQAYIPGKSMVSVAAGNYQGQNAVALGMSRISDNGKIIIRLAGTSDTQGKVGVAVGAGYHW
- the nrfA gene encoding ammonia-forming nitrite reductase cytochrome c552 subunit: MNALRKSLVLATSFAALGVYNSAMAEMVYKPLEQPVEAANPNLKIEAVNEKFAEKYPSQFNSWKATEKGDKIIYADEQDPRLIVLWGGYAFAKEYNAPRGHVYAVKDLRDILRTGAPKTATDGPQPMACWTCKGPDVPRLIAEWGEDGYFSGKWAKAGAEVVNSIGCADCHDTTSKDFAEGKPALRIARPHVLRALDHLNNALQAKAKAEGKTQPVLSFNGAARTEQRAEVCANCHVEYYFAGDLKQVTFPWDNGQTVDDIEKYYDDIGFSDWTHSLSKAPMLKAQHPDFEIWSLGMHGKNGVTCIDCHMPKVQGKDGKVYTDHQIQNPFDAFDSTCANCHDQSKEKLKDIVASRKKEVKDVMGRLEDQVVRAHFEAKAAWDAGATKEEMEPALMDIRHAQWRWDYSAASHGGHMHAPDVMLRVLGSGLDKAADARAKLAAILTKHGVKTPVEVPDISTADKAWKVMGIDIEKERQAKKEFLETVVPQWVKEAKANGKLAEDTATKQ
- the nrfB gene encoding cytochrome c nitrite reductase pentaheme subunit gives rise to the protein MNLTSLISKSAKSLALLAMLAAMPMAASAEEMAKTPASQLTYEPQLDNQRDPNQYCAKCHKFDQVDKNQTLDQSGGELHFGKFHGAHLNQKSPNTGKPINCVNCHGNISEDHRRGAKDVMRFDGDIFGDKKPMYTAQEQNQVCFACHQPAKLREKLWAHDVHAMKLPCASCHTLHPKDDAMKGIQPKNRVKLCVDCHGEQQKRKAAKEAQSQTQSTEQKDK
- the nrfC gene encoding cytochrome c nitrite reductase Fe-S protein, which codes for MTACSRRNFVSGMGALILMTGTSVTSLAKEEKADKPKRYAMVHDETACIGCTACMDACRETNHVPEGVSRLEILRSEPYGEFPNQEYEFFRQSCQHCTNAPCVAVCPTGASFIDPETGIVDVTKDLCVGCQYCIAVCPYRVRFIHPEHLTADKCNFCRDTNLAAGKQPACVEACPTKALTFGDMNDPSSEVSRKVKEKPVYRTKVELGTQPNLYHIPFQHGEPRR
- the nrfD gene encoding cytochrome c nitrite reductase subunit NrfD gives rise to the protein MTLDYPVPFHTPNLVWDSTIAIYLFLLGISSGAVQLAIAYKRSHKLENPSKNWIIRAAAVLGSVPTLIGLTLLIFHLARPWTFWKLMFNYQFNSVMSMGVMLFQVYMLFLVCWCAVIFKEDIMALIQRFMPKLGFVGKIINVLERLTGPVEVILFILAAVLGAYTGFLLSALISYPMLNNPVLPALFLASGTSSGIAATFLFILIAGKLKGDSHESHFIHKFEVPIMVTELGLLVCFFVGLYFGGGQKVVALQNALSGFWGAVFWIGVFLIGILIPLLANLAVKDNLKYNKNFIILVSIFDLIGVLCLRYFILYAGQLTVA
- the nrfE gene encoding heme lyase NrfEFG subunit NrfE, yielding MLPEFGFLSLLFATTAALLLSIVPQIGIWRNKPTLTNTAWGLSYCFGIFTSVSIGILAYSFATDDFTLEYVAAHSNSQLPTFFKVAATWGGHEGSILFWLFTLSLWLVAFAFFSRKNDRTFSAQTLSLLGLICLGFAIFILFYSNPFGRAFPAPSEGRDLNPMLQDIGLIFHPPLLYVGYVGFAVNFAMSISALIFNRSTQAIARAMRAWVLVSWLFLTLGIVLGAWWAYYELGWGGWWFWDPVENASLMPWLLGLALLHSLMVTEKQGMFSYWTTLFSLLAFAFSVLGTFIVRSGALTSVHAFALDSSRGYVLLLIFFLLTVGSLSLFALRTNTNESAVKFPLISKTGAILGLNIVLTVATVSTFLGTFYPMLFQAMNWGSISVGAPYFNSIFLPLLTLVLFAMAGTLCLNWFKADKKRFFKRLLLLIPAAVMAYGMIWNALQNDSALRFHFFAYVLLTLAIWVLFVTLWQNWAKVRLAYFGMILAHCGVAIATMGAVMSSYFGSELGVRLAPQQSQQLGQFEFHYDRFSNEIGPNFTAEVAFFNVSKQGKPYAEIVPERRYYDVRTMTMSEVGLDAGFWGDLYIVMGDNLGKGEFTFRLHYKPLIRWLWLGGILMALGALCSAINLKRKRDE